One Streptomyces fagopyri DNA window includes the following coding sequences:
- a CDS encoding DUF952 domain-containing protein, whose protein sequence is MSEPLLHITERSLWDAARASGAYEMSTRGRTLGEEGFIHCSTRAQLPRIAAFLYGTYEGPDDLVVLVVDAGRLEVPVRYEAVKPGGEEFPHVYGPIPVSAVVDVEVWDPA, encoded by the coding sequence ATGTCCGAACCCCTGTTGCACATCACCGAGCGCTCGCTGTGGGACGCGGCCCGCGCGTCCGGCGCGTACGAGATGTCCACGCGTGGCCGCACCCTCGGGGAGGAGGGCTTCATCCACTGCTCGACGCGGGCCCAACTCCCGCGGATCGCCGCCTTCCTGTACGGGACCTACGAGGGGCCCGACGACCTGGTGGTCCTGGTCGTCGACGCCGGACGGCTGGAGGTGCCGGTGCGGTACGAGGCCGTGAAACCCGGCGGTGAGGAGTTCCCGCACGTCTACGGGCCGATCCCGGTCTCGGCGGTGGTGGACGTGGAGGTGTGGGACCCGGCGTAG
- a CDS encoding SDR family oxidoreductase: MRIFVTGASGWIGSAVVPELTGAGHQVVGLARSEASADALTAAGAEVVRGTVDDLDVLRDAAAASDGVIHLAFKHDIAFAGGFKDAAEADRRAVDVLGDALAGTDRPFVLASGVVGLAPGRQATERDMPAVDGSPISIRMATARAVLALASRGVRSSVVRVSPTCHGDGDNGFMAALVDIARAKGVSGYLGDGANRWPAVHRLDAARLFRLAVEKAPAGSVLHGVAEQGVEIRAVAEVIGRHLDVPVTAVAPEDAAGHFAWLGPFLGLDSPASNTLTRELVGWEPTGPGLLEDLDKGHYFATPAGEIPA; the protein is encoded by the coding sequence ATGCGCATCTTCGTGACCGGCGCCTCCGGCTGGATCGGTTCCGCCGTCGTTCCCGAACTGACCGGTGCGGGGCACCAGGTCGTCGGACTCGCCCGCTCCGAGGCCTCCGCCGACGCGCTCACCGCGGCCGGAGCGGAGGTGGTACGCGGCACGGTCGACGATCTCGACGTGCTCCGGGACGCGGCCGCCGCGTCGGACGGGGTGATCCACCTGGCCTTCAAGCACGACATCGCCTTCGCCGGCGGTTTCAAGGACGCCGCGGAGGCCGACCGCCGCGCCGTCGATGTCCTCGGTGACGCGCTCGCGGGCACCGACCGCCCCTTCGTCCTCGCGTCCGGCGTGGTCGGCCTCGCCCCCGGCCGGCAGGCCACCGAGCGGGACATGCCAGCCGTCGACGGCTCGCCGATCTCGATCCGGATGGCCACCGCCCGGGCGGTGCTCGCACTGGCCTCGCGCGGGGTGCGCTCGTCCGTGGTCCGGGTCTCTCCGACCTGCCACGGCGACGGGGACAACGGTTTCATGGCGGCCCTGGTCGACATCGCCCGTGCCAAGGGCGTCTCCGGCTACCTCGGCGACGGAGCCAACCGCTGGCCGGCCGTCCACCGCCTGGACGCGGCACGCCTGTTCCGCCTGGCGGTCGAGAAGGCCCCCGCCGGATCGGTGCTGCACGGTGTCGCGGAGCAGGGCGTCGAGATCCGTGCCGTCGCGGAGGTGATCGGCCGTCACCTCGATGTGCCGGTGACCGCCGTGGCGCCCGAGGACGCGGCCGGGCACTTCGCCTGGCTGGGTCCCTTCCTCGGCCTCGACTCCCCGGCGTCGAACACCCTCACGCGCGAACTGGTGGGCTGGGAGCCGACCGGTCCCGGGCTCCTCGAGGACCTCGACAAGGGCCACTACTTCGCCACCCCCGCCGGCGAGATCCCCGCCTGA
- a CDS encoding GNAT family N-acetyltransferase produces MGVAIRAAGEGDRERVVQLLDEAFQDDPVSGWVFPDAAHRRGRHPRLMEVFADIVFAEGRIDITQDGAACALWLSVPADDTHADAGPADDDGPVQLREAVDPDNVRVELIGRLTAAIHPADRAHEYLWMIAVAPERQGEGLGGALVRSVLDRCDQEGVPAYLEASNERSRALYERLGFADTGHPLDLPDGPRMWPMWREPRAGSATGV; encoded by the coding sequence ATGGGAGTGGCGATTCGGGCGGCGGGCGAGGGCGATCGTGAACGGGTCGTCCAGTTGCTGGACGAGGCGTTCCAGGACGACCCGGTGAGCGGCTGGGTCTTTCCGGACGCGGCGCACCGCCGCGGCCGGCATCCCCGGCTGATGGAGGTGTTCGCCGACATCGTGTTCGCCGAGGGCCGGATCGACATCACGCAGGACGGCGCGGCGTGCGCTCTGTGGCTGTCGGTGCCCGCCGACGACACCCACGCTGACGCCGGCCCCGCGGACGACGACGGCCCGGTCCAGCTGCGTGAGGCCGTGGACCCCGACAACGTACGGGTCGAACTGATCGGCCGGCTCACCGCCGCGATCCACCCCGCCGACCGCGCCCACGAGTACCTGTGGATGATCGCCGTGGCACCGGAACGCCAGGGCGAGGGCCTCGGCGGCGCGCTCGTCCGCTCGGTCCTCGACCGCTGTGACCAGGAGGGCGTTCCCGCGTATCTGGAGGCGAGCAACGAGCGCAGCCGCGCGCTCTACGAACGGCTCGGGTTCGCCGACACCGGCCACCCCCTCGATCTGCCGGACGGCCCGCGGATGTGGCCGATGTGGCGCGAGCCGCGGGCGGGATCGGCGACGGGGGTGTAG
- a CDS encoding ferredoxin, whose amino-acid sequence MRLVVDLNRCQGYAQCAFLAPDVFAMHGDEALLYNPEAEEERRDDVARAVAACPVQAITVDAGDRGENAGTDREVTGER is encoded by the coding sequence GTGAGACTTGTCGTCGATCTCAACCGCTGCCAGGGGTACGCGCAGTGCGCGTTCCTCGCTCCCGACGTGTTCGCCATGCACGGCGACGAAGCCCTGCTCTACAACCCGGAGGCCGAGGAGGAACGGCGCGACGACGTGGCGCGTGCCGTCGCGGCCTGTCCCGTCCAGGCCATCACCGTGGACGCGGGCGACCGGGGCGAGAACGCGGGAACGGACCGGGAGGTCACCGGTGAGCGGTGA
- a CDS encoding ATP-grasp domain-containing protein — MPSARSSLLYVSDLAYPAKGRRYGDEDVFLTSRLREDFDVAVCHPLDAVALMAGFDAVVVRNSGPVLGYRAEYDAFRQRALADRVRVYNQLSGKGDMAGKQYLLDLTAAGFPVIPTVDRARDLHRLPDVDTYVVKPKLGADSIGLEFVPRDRLAGLSYDDRLVQPRVDFRYEVSFYFVDRAFQYALYAPRPDRRWDLEPYEATERDREFAQRFVDWNDIAYGVQRVDACRAPDGELLLVELEDLNPYLSLDVLSPAARDSFVARMKESLRGLLGQETVRGAAGTV, encoded by the coding sequence ATGCCGTCCGCGCGCTCCAGCCTCCTCTACGTCAGTGACCTGGCCTATCCGGCCAAGGGCCGGCGGTACGGCGACGAGGACGTGTTCCTCACCTCCCGGCTGCGCGAGGACTTCGACGTCGCCGTGTGCCATCCGCTGGACGCGGTCGCGCTGATGGCCGGCTTCGACGCCGTGGTCGTCCGCAACAGCGGGCCGGTGCTGGGCTACCGGGCGGAGTACGACGCCTTCCGGCAGCGGGCGCTCGCGGACCGCGTCCGCGTGTACAACCAGCTCTCCGGCAAGGGGGACATGGCCGGCAAGCAGTACCTGCTCGACCTCACCGCGGCCGGGTTCCCGGTCATCCCCACCGTCGACCGCGCCCGGGACCTGCACCGGCTGCCGGACGTCGACACGTACGTGGTCAAGCCGAAGCTGGGAGCGGACTCGATAGGCCTGGAGTTCGTGCCGCGCGACCGGCTCGCCGGGCTGTCGTACGACGACCGTCTCGTCCAGCCGCGTGTCGACTTCCGCTACGAGGTGTCCTTCTACTTCGTCGACCGGGCCTTCCAGTACGCCCTGTACGCACCCCGCCCGGACCGGCGATGGGATCTGGAACCGTACGAAGCGACCGAGCGGGACCGGGAGTTCGCGCAGCGGTTCGTCGACTGGAACGACATCGCGTACGGCGTCCAGCGCGTCGACGCCTGCCGGGCACCGGACGGCGAGCTGCTCCTGGTGGAGCTGGAGGACCTCAACCCGTATCTGTCGCTGGACGTGCTCTCCCCCGCCGCGCGGGACTCCTTCGTCGCGCGGATGAAGGAGTCGTTGCGCGGTCTGCTGGGACAGGAGACGGTACGAGGTGCCGCGGGAACCGTCTGA
- a CDS encoding TetR/AcrR family transcriptional regulator has translation MGRWEPNARGRLAKAALELYSERGFEQTTVAEIARRAGLTERTFFRHYADKREVLFAGSGELQELFVRAVADAPKAAAPIDAMAVGLDAVSQLFADRRDFARARHAVIMANAELQERELIKLASMAAALADALRGRGVTEPAASLTAEAGVAVFKVGFERWIMAAEERGMERLMRESLAELKAVTAGR, from the coding sequence ATGGGTAGATGGGAGCCGAACGCGCGCGGGCGCCTGGCGAAGGCCGCGCTGGAGCTCTACAGCGAGCGTGGCTTCGAACAGACCACCGTGGCGGAGATCGCCCGACGGGCCGGGCTCACGGAGCGCACCTTCTTCCGGCACTACGCCGACAAGCGCGAGGTACTGTTCGCCGGTTCCGGCGAGTTGCAGGAGCTCTTCGTGCGGGCGGTCGCCGACGCCCCGAAGGCCGCCGCGCCGATCGACGCGATGGCGGTGGGGCTCGACGCCGTCTCCCAGCTGTTCGCCGACCGCCGCGACTTCGCGCGCGCACGGCACGCCGTGATCATGGCGAACGCGGAGCTCCAGGAACGCGAGCTGATCAAGCTCGCCTCGATGGCGGCCGCGCTCGCCGACGCCCTGCGTGGGCGCGGTGTCACGGAGCCCGCGGCGAGCCTGACCGCCGAGGCCGGGGTCGCCGTCTTCAAGGTCGGTTTCGAGCGCTGGATCATGGCGGCCGAGGAACGTGGGATGGAGCGGCTGATGCGGGAATCGCTGGCCGAGCTCAAGGCCGTGACCGCGGGCCGGTAG
- a CDS encoding YoaK family protein — protein MSESSTASAPAPVDRTQLRTTVIMTVLTVVAGAIDAITFLTMGRVFAALETGNVLFLTFAVAGSGHVSAVRPTVALVTFAAGVATASFVIRALGARRRRWFRTALAAEGALLAVAGSLALALRGTGSLAHGPDLVVLAVVALAMGVRSAVVLRVAVPGMPTLLLQMSLVQLVADVATAPRVPDGEQGALRRLARTRLTATICGMFVGGTLGTLMAPWGTGRALLVVATIVVVLALSGVHPDLPRHGPPAPRTS, from the coding sequence ATGTCCGAAAGTTCCACCGCCTCCGCACCCGCCCCCGTCGACCGCACCCAGCTCCGCACGACCGTGATCATGACGGTGCTCACCGTGGTCGCGGGGGCGATCGACGCGATCACCTTCCTGACCATGGGCCGGGTGTTCGCCGCGCTCGAGACGGGCAACGTGCTGTTCCTGACCTTCGCGGTGGCCGGATCCGGCCACGTCTCCGCGGTCCGGCCGACCGTCGCGCTCGTGACCTTCGCCGCCGGAGTGGCCACGGCCTCCTTCGTCATCCGCGCGCTCGGCGCGCGGCGACGCCGCTGGTTCCGGACGGCGCTGGCCGCCGAAGGCGCCCTTCTCGCGGTCGCGGGGTCACTGGCCCTGGCACTGCGCGGCACGGGTTCCCTCGCTCACGGCCCCGACCTGGTCGTCCTCGCGGTCGTCGCCCTCGCCATGGGGGTGAGGTCCGCCGTCGTACTGCGCGTGGCGGTGCCGGGCATGCCGACGCTCCTCCTCCAGATGTCCCTGGTGCAGTTGGTGGCGGACGTGGCCACCGCGCCACGGGTGCCGGACGGCGAGCAGGGGGCGCTGCGACGGCTCGCGCGCACCCGTCTCACCGCGACCATCTGCGGCATGTTCGTGGGCGGGACCCTGGGCACGCTCATGGCGCCGTGGGGCACGGGCCGCGCGCTCCTCGTCGTCGCGACGATCGTCGTCGTGCTGGCGCTGTCGGGAGTCCATCCCGACCTGCCCCGCCACGGGCCTCCCGCACCCCGGACCTCCTGA
- a CDS encoding VOC family protein, which produces MPEPIRGTEPIRWTHAFVDRARKDFGPALAFWTSVTGTEPSSPRGEQGEFVTLLPDGSDACLKAQGVEEGEGGAHLDLAVEDVAALVESALRLGARTVADNGIDDDGGWAVLRSPGGLLFCAVPWQGESVRPPVVEGPPGVTSRLDQVCVDVAPVRYEAEVAFWSGLTGWESHPGSLPEFHVIRPPAALPVRVLVQRLGADRPTSAHLDLACSDIEAVRAHHEDLGATLAGRGTHWAVMRDPAGGTYCLTGRDPGTGLPV; this is translated from the coding sequence ATGCCCGAACCGATCCGCGGCACCGAACCGATCCGGTGGACCCACGCCTTCGTCGACCGCGCCAGGAAGGACTTCGGGCCGGCCCTCGCCTTCTGGACCTCCGTCACGGGGACCGAGCCGTCCTCGCCGCGCGGCGAACAGGGCGAGTTCGTGACGCTGCTGCCGGACGGATCCGACGCCTGTCTGAAGGCGCAGGGCGTCGAGGAGGGCGAGGGCGGCGCGCACCTCGATCTGGCCGTCGAGGACGTGGCGGCGCTGGTGGAGTCGGCGCTGCGGCTCGGAGCCCGGACCGTGGCCGACAACGGGATCGACGACGACGGGGGCTGGGCCGTACTGCGCTCCCCCGGCGGCCTGCTGTTCTGCGCGGTCCCGTGGCAGGGGGAATCGGTACGGCCGCCGGTGGTCGAGGGACCCCCCGGCGTCACCAGCCGCCTCGACCAGGTGTGCGTCGACGTGGCACCCGTCCGCTACGAGGCGGAGGTCGCGTTCTGGAGCGGGCTCACCGGATGGGAGTCCCACCCCGGCTCACTGCCGGAGTTCCATGTGATCAGGCCGCCCGCCGCCCTGCCCGTCCGCGTCCTCGTGCAGCGCCTCGGCGCCGATCGCCCCACCTCGGCCCACCTCGACCTCGCCTGCTCGGACATCGAGGCCGTCCGTGCCCACCACGAAGACCTCGGTGCCACCCTCGCCGGCCGCGGCACGCACTGGGCCGTGATGCGCGACCCGGCCGGCGGCACGTACTGCCTGACGGGCCGCGACCCGGGCACCGGCCTCCCGGTGTAG
- a CDS encoding VOC family protein has translation MDLKLSQCFVAVDDHDKALAFYRDVLGLEVRNDVGFEGMRWVTLGSPLQPDVEIVLEPPDASPDASPADKRAMVELLAKGILRGVIFTTTDCDALYERVRTSGAEVLQEPTDQPWGARDCAFRDPAGNLLRFKERPAV, from the coding sequence ATGGACCTGAAACTTTCCCAGTGCTTCGTCGCCGTGGACGACCACGACAAGGCACTCGCCTTCTACCGGGACGTCCTGGGCCTGGAGGTACGCAACGACGTCGGGTTCGAGGGGATGCGCTGGGTGACCCTCGGCTCGCCGCTCCAGCCGGACGTGGAGATCGTCCTGGAGCCCCCGGACGCGAGCCCGGACGCCTCCCCCGCCGACAAGCGGGCCATGGTCGAGCTGCTCGCCAAGGGCATCCTGCGCGGGGTCATCTTCACGACGACCGACTGCGACGCCCTCTACGAACGGGTCCGCACGTCCGGCGCCGAGGTCCTCCAGGAGCCGACGGACCAGCCGTGGGGCGCCCGCGACTGCGCGTTCCGCGACCCGGCCGGCAACCTCCTCCGCTTCAAGGAGCGCCCCGCGGTCTGA
- a CDS encoding helix-turn-helix transcriptional regulator — translation MDREYAEPLDIAALARTALMSPGHFQRSFRAAYGETPYGYLMTRRIERAKALLRRGDLTVTEVCLAVGCTSLGSFSSRFTELVGETPSAYRARPHDHGAPIPPCVTRRLTRPSRHRRPDEGEPGTRL, via the coding sequence ATGGACCGTGAGTACGCGGAGCCGCTGGACATCGCCGCGCTCGCCCGCACGGCGCTGATGTCGCCCGGCCACTTCCAGCGCAGCTTCCGCGCCGCGTACGGGGAGACGCCGTACGGCTATCTGATGACCCGCCGGATCGAGCGGGCCAAGGCCCTGCTGCGGCGCGGCGACCTGACGGTGACGGAGGTCTGCCTCGCGGTGGGCTGCACCTCGCTCGGCTCCTTCAGCTCCCGCTTCACGGAGCTGGTCGGCGAGACCCCGAGCGCGTACCGGGCGCGCCCGCACGACCACGGCGCCCCCATCCCGCCCTGCGTGACGCGCCGTCTGACCCGCCCCTCCCGCCACCGGAGGCCGGACGAGGGGGAACCGGGGACGCGCCTGTAG